The proteins below are encoded in one region of Dromaius novaehollandiae isolate bDroNov1 chromosome 9, bDroNov1.hap1, whole genome shotgun sequence:
- the DBR1 gene encoding lariat debranching enzyme isoform X1, with amino-acid sequence MKVAVAGCCHGALDKMYETLELLQRRHNVRPDLLLCCGDFQAVRNEADLRCMAVPAKYRHMQTFHRYYSGERKAPVLTIFIGGNHEASNHLQELPYGGWVAPNIYYLGYAGVVRFRGVRIGGISGIFKSHDYRKGHFECPPYNQQTIRSAYHVRNIEVFKLKQLKRPMDIFMSHDWPRSIYHYGNKKQLLKMKSFFRQEVENNTLGSPAASELLQHLKPTYWFSAHLHVKFAAFMQHQATSKEELPKATKFLALDKCLPHRDFLQIIDIEHDPNASDALEYDAEWIAVLKATNSLINVTQSSWNMPENNGLHAKWDYSATEEAIKEVLEELNHNLKIPCNFTLTAACYDPSKPQKHVEPVHTINPQTTEFCALFGLTDINERIQQAKEEGSVRGEYEEEEEEEEMDSAGSAEEPSEYNTDNSGLSSINPDEIMLDEEGGDEDLSTCSVDPSPDHPPDFSASFSDIRIMPDSMVVSSDDAMDSNNEELEKSGASKQTEEKSLNERSLKRIGCNENGNSGMKKIKRRNQAIYAAEDEDKTE; translated from the exons atGAAGGTGGCGGTGGCCGGCTGCTGCCATGGCGCCCTGGACAAGATGTACGAGACGCTGGAGCTCCTGCAGCGGCGGCACAACGTGCGGCCCGacctgctgctctgctgcggCGATTTCCAGGCCGTGCGCAACGAGGCGGACCTGCGCTGCATGGCCGTGCCCGCCAAGTACCGCCACATGCAGACCTTCCACCG GTACTACTCTGGCGAGAGGAAGGCCCCGGTGCTCACCATCTTCATAGGCGGCAACCACGAGGCGTCCAACCACCTGCAGGAGCTGCCGTATGGCGGGTGGGTGGCGCCCAACATCTACTACCTCG GTTATGCGGGCGTGGTGCGGTTCCGCGGCGTGAGGATCGGTGGCATCTCGGGCATCTTCAAGTCTCACGACTACCGGAAAG GCCACTTTGAGTGTCCACCATACAACCAGCAAACAATAAGAAGCGCTTACCATGTGAGGAATATTGAAGTCTTCAAACTCAAGCAG TTAAAGCGTCCAATGGATATATTTATGTCACATGATTGGCCAAGGAGCATATATCACTATGGGAACAAGAAACAGCTTCTTAAAATGAAATCCTTCTTCCGTCAAGAAGTGGAGAACAACACGTTAGGAAGCCCTGCTGCTTCAGAGCTTCTGCAGCATCTGAAACCCACCTACTGGTTTTCAGCACATCTTCATGTTAAATTTGCAGCTTTCATGCAACACcag GCAACCTCTAAAGAAGAGCTACCAAAAGCAACAAAGTTTCTGGCTCTGGATAAATGTCTGCCTCACAGAGACTTTCTGCAG ataatAGACATAGAACATGATCCTAATGCAAGTGACGCACTGGAGTATGATGCTGAGTGGATTGCAGTCCTCAAGGCTACCAACAGTCTCATTAACGTGACTCAGAGTTCATGGAATATGCCTGAAAATAATGGCCTCCATGCAAA GTGGGATTACAGTGCAACAGAAGAGGCTATCAAAGAAGTATTAGAAGAGCTGAATCATAACCTCAAAATTCCCTGTAACTTCACATTGACAGCTGCTTGTTATGATCCCAGCAAGCCCCAAAAACACGTGGAACCAGTTCATACCATCAATCCACAGACCACTGAATTTTGTGCCCTGTTTGGCCTCACTGACATCAATGAGAGGATCCAGCAAGCTAAAGAAGAGGGTTCAGTACGTGGAGAatatgaagaggaggaggaggaagaggagatggaCAGTGCTGGGTCAGCAGAGGAACCCAGTGAATATAATACAGATAATTCTGGGCTTTCATCCATTAACCCAGATGAAATAATGCTGGATGAAGAAGGTGGTGATGAGGACTTGAGTACATGTTCTGTAGATCCTTCCCCTGATCATCCTCCTGACTTCTCTGCAAGTTTTTCTGACATCAGGATCATGCCAGATTCCATGGTGGTATCATCCGATGATGCTATGGACTCCAACAACGAGGAACTGGAGAAATCTGGAGCAAGTAAGCAGACGGAAGAGAAGAGCTTGAATGAGAGATCTTTAAAGCGCATTGGTTGTAATGAAAATGGGAACAGtggcatgaaaaaaattaagagaaggaATCAAGCTATCTATGCTGCAGAGGATGAAGATAAAACAGAATAA
- the DBR1 gene encoding lariat debranching enzyme isoform X2: MAGYAGVVRFRGVRIGGISGIFKSHDYRKGHFECPPYNQQTIRSAYHVRNIEVFKLKQLKRPMDIFMSHDWPRSIYHYGNKKQLLKMKSFFRQEVENNTLGSPAASELLQHLKPTYWFSAHLHVKFAAFMQHQATSKEELPKATKFLALDKCLPHRDFLQIIDIEHDPNASDALEYDAEWIAVLKATNSLINVTQSSWNMPENNGLHAKWDYSATEEAIKEVLEELNHNLKIPCNFTLTAACYDPSKPQKHVEPVHTINPQTTEFCALFGLTDINERIQQAKEEGSVRGEYEEEEEEEEMDSAGSAEEPSEYNTDNSGLSSINPDEIMLDEEGGDEDLSTCSVDPSPDHPPDFSASFSDIRIMPDSMVVSSDDAMDSNNEELEKSGASKQTEEKSLNERSLKRIGCNENGNSGMKKIKRRNQAIYAAEDEDKTE; this comes from the exons ATGGCGG GTTATGCGGGCGTGGTGCGGTTCCGCGGCGTGAGGATCGGTGGCATCTCGGGCATCTTCAAGTCTCACGACTACCGGAAAG GCCACTTTGAGTGTCCACCATACAACCAGCAAACAATAAGAAGCGCTTACCATGTGAGGAATATTGAAGTCTTCAAACTCAAGCAG TTAAAGCGTCCAATGGATATATTTATGTCACATGATTGGCCAAGGAGCATATATCACTATGGGAACAAGAAACAGCTTCTTAAAATGAAATCCTTCTTCCGTCAAGAAGTGGAGAACAACACGTTAGGAAGCCCTGCTGCTTCAGAGCTTCTGCAGCATCTGAAACCCACCTACTGGTTTTCAGCACATCTTCATGTTAAATTTGCAGCTTTCATGCAACACcag GCAACCTCTAAAGAAGAGCTACCAAAAGCAACAAAGTTTCTGGCTCTGGATAAATGTCTGCCTCACAGAGACTTTCTGCAG ataatAGACATAGAACATGATCCTAATGCAAGTGACGCACTGGAGTATGATGCTGAGTGGATTGCAGTCCTCAAGGCTACCAACAGTCTCATTAACGTGACTCAGAGTTCATGGAATATGCCTGAAAATAATGGCCTCCATGCAAA GTGGGATTACAGTGCAACAGAAGAGGCTATCAAAGAAGTATTAGAAGAGCTGAATCATAACCTCAAAATTCCCTGTAACTTCACATTGACAGCTGCTTGTTATGATCCCAGCAAGCCCCAAAAACACGTGGAACCAGTTCATACCATCAATCCACAGACCACTGAATTTTGTGCCCTGTTTGGCCTCACTGACATCAATGAGAGGATCCAGCAAGCTAAAGAAGAGGGTTCAGTACGTGGAGAatatgaagaggaggaggaggaagaggagatggaCAGTGCTGGGTCAGCAGAGGAACCCAGTGAATATAATACAGATAATTCTGGGCTTTCATCCATTAACCCAGATGAAATAATGCTGGATGAAGAAGGTGGTGATGAGGACTTGAGTACATGTTCTGTAGATCCTTCCCCTGATCATCCTCCTGACTTCTCTGCAAGTTTTTCTGACATCAGGATCATGCCAGATTCCATGGTGGTATCATCCGATGATGCTATGGACTCCAACAACGAGGAACTGGAGAAATCTGGAGCAAGTAAGCAGACGGAAGAGAAGAGCTTGAATGAGAGATCTTTAAAGCGCATTGGTTGTAATGAAAATGGGAACAGtggcatgaaaaaaattaagagaaggaATCAAGCTATCTATGCTGCAGAGGATGAAGATAAAACAGAATAA